Proteins from a genomic interval of Nostoc sp. TCL240-02:
- a CDS encoding ABC transporter ATP-binding protein/permease gives MPTKVSRDQSLKNDPSLPALNKFWEDIRAIAQPYWYPTESGKRAFSDVIRVWGMLILLVLLIIALVGVTAFNSFVTRYITDVIEEKDYPNFIKTIIVFGAALVCITLLNGFSKLVRKKIALDWYKWLNNHTLSKYLSNRAYYKINFRSDVDNPDQRISQEIEPITSNALSFSATFLEKVLEMTTFLVILWSISQFIAIVLVVYTIVGNLIAIYLGQQLNKINQEELELKAEYNYCLTHVRNHAESIAFFQGENQEFNIIQRRFINLLKNVERKINWENNQELFDGAYKSAIQIFPYLVLAPLYMSGQADFGEVVQASVACNQFASAMATLIREFGNSGRFSSYVERLSEFSDALEAVTKQSDNVSTIKTIEESRLAFENVTLQTPNYEQVIVEDLSLSVQPGEGLLIVGPSGRGKSSLLRAIAGLWNAGTGRLVRPPLEEVLFLPQRPYIILGTLREQLLYPQTNRQVSDRELEDVLQQVNLQNVVKKVGGFDAEVPWENILSLGEQQRLAFARLLVTHPSFTILDEATSALDLKNEGDLYQQLQETKTTFISVGHRESLFNYHEWVLELAQDSSWQLMTVQDYRNQKTINIQSTPNNESQNQSQILTKTITSEKLSHKEISELTNYSISTIRSKASKGDSITTKDGLTYRYDKNPIVLKWLRV, from the coding sequence ATGCCAACCAAAGTTTCTCGCGATCAATCATTAAAGAACGATCCTTCTCTTCCGGCTTTGAATAAATTTTGGGAGGATATAAGAGCGATCGCTCAACCTTACTGGTATCCAACAGAGTCCGGTAAAAGAGCATTTTCAGACGTAATTCGTGTATGGGGGATGCTGATTCTCCTGGTTTTATTAATAATCGCGTTAGTGGGCGTAACTGCTTTTAATAGCTTCGTTACTCGCTATATAACCGATGTCATTGAAGAGAAAGATTATCCTAACTTTATTAAGACGATAATAGTTTTCGGTGCTGCTCTTGTCTGCATAACACTCTTAAACGGATTTTCTAAACTTGTCAGAAAGAAAATCGCTCTTGATTGGTACAAATGGTTAAACAATCACACATTATCAAAATATTTGAGCAATCGTGCTTATTATAAAATCAACTTTAGATCCGATGTTGATAACCCAGATCAACGAATATCCCAAGAAATCGAACCCATTACCAGTAATGCTCTGAGTTTTTCAGCTACTTTCCTAGAAAAAGTACTGGAAATGACGACTTTTTTAGTAATTCTTTGGTCAATTTCCCAATTCATTGCAATTGTTTTGGTTGTTTATACGATCGTAGGCAATTTGATTGCTATTTACTTAGGTCAACAATTGAATAAAATTAATCAAGAAGAACTAGAACTGAAAGCAGAATACAATTATTGTCTGACTCATGTTCGTAATCATGCTGAATCAATAGCTTTCTTTCAGGGCGAAAACCAAGAATTTAATATAATTCAACGAAGATTTATTAATCTCCTGAAAAATGTCGAACGCAAGATTAATTGGGAGAACAATCAAGAACTTTTTGACGGAGCATATAAGTCTGCTATCCAAATATTCCCATATCTGGTACTCGCACCTTTATATATGAGTGGTCAAGCTGATTTCGGAGAAGTTGTCCAAGCCAGTGTAGCTTGTAATCAGTTTGCCTCGGCCATGGCAACATTAATTAGAGAATTTGGGAATTCCGGACGATTTTCCAGTTATGTTGAGCGTTTATCTGAGTTTTCAGATGCATTAGAAGCAGTTACCAAACAATCAGATAATGTCAGTACCATTAAAACAATAGAAGAAAGCCGTTTAGCTTTCGAGAATGTCACCTTACAAACGCCAAACTATGAACAGGTGATCGTTGAAGATTTGTCACTTTCTGTTCAACCAGGAGAAGGCTTATTGATTGTTGGGCCGAGTGGTCGAGGTAAAAGTTCTCTGTTGAGAGCGATCGCTGGTTTGTGGAATGCGGGAACTGGTCGTCTGGTGCGACCTCCTCTAGAAGAAGTATTGTTTTTGCCCCAACGTCCTTATATCATTTTGGGAACTTTACGCGAACAATTGCTCTATCCGCAGACAAATCGTCAAGTGAGCGATCGAGAACTCGAAGATGTTTTGCAACAAGTTAACCTCCAAAACGTGGTGAAAAAAGTTGGCGGCTTTGATGCAGAAGTTCCTTGGGAGAATATCCTATCGTTGGGAGAACAACAACGCCTTGCTTTTGCACGATTGTTAGTTACTCATCCGAGCTTCACTATCTTAGATGAAGCAACGAGTGCTTTGGATTTGAAAAACGAAGGTGATTTATATCAACAATTACAAGAAACAAAAACAACTTTTATCAGTGTTGGACATCGGGAGAGTCTCTTTAATTATCATGAATGGGTTTTAGAACTTGCACAAGATTCCAGTTGGCAACTTATGACTGTTCAGGATTATCGAAATCAAAAAACAATAAATATTCAAAGCACGCCTAATAATGAGTCGCAAAATCAATCACAAATATTAACAAAAACAATCACAAGTGAAAAGCTTTCTCATAAGGAAATAAGTGAATTAACTAATTATTCCATTAGCACTATCAGAAGTAAGGCAAGCAAAGGAGATTCTATTACTACTAAGGACGGCTTGACGTACCGCTATGACAAGAACCCAATTGTGTTGAAGTGGCTGAGAGTTTAG
- the lipA gene encoding lipoyl synthase, which yields MTVKPDWLRVKAPGRERIGNVKDILRDLSLNTVCEEASCPNIGECFNAGTATFLIMGPACTRACPYCDIDFEKKPKPLDPTEPARLAEAVRRMNLNHVVITSVNRDDLFDGGASQFVACIDAVHSVSPNTTIEVLIPDLCGNWNALELILQAAPEVLNHNTETVPRLYRRVRPQGNYDRTLELLQRTRQLSPSTYTKSGIMVGLGETDAEIRQVMQDLRTVDCDILTIGQYLQPSQKHLQVNEFINPEQFAAWKAFGEEIGFLQIVSSPLTRSSYHAEQVRELMERYPRS from the coding sequence GTGACTGTAAAACCAGACTGGTTGCGGGTAAAAGCACCTGGGCGTGAGCGCATCGGTAATGTTAAAGACATTTTACGGGATTTATCTCTCAATACAGTTTGTGAGGAAGCGTCCTGTCCGAATATTGGTGAATGCTTCAATGCTGGGACTGCTACGTTTTTAATTATGGGCCCGGCTTGTACACGCGCTTGCCCCTACTGCGATATTGATTTTGAGAAAAAACCGAAACCACTAGATCCCACGGAACCTGCACGACTAGCGGAAGCTGTTCGCCGCATGAACCTTAATCATGTAGTAATCACTTCTGTAAATCGAGATGACTTGTTTGATGGTGGTGCATCTCAGTTTGTAGCGTGTATTGATGCGGTTCACTCTGTTTCACCTAACACCACAATTGAGGTGCTAATTCCTGACTTGTGCGGTAATTGGAATGCTTTAGAGTTGATTCTACAAGCTGCGCCAGAGGTATTAAACCACAATACCGAAACTGTTCCACGCCTGTATCGCCGGGTGCGTCCCCAAGGAAACTACGATCGCACATTAGAATTATTACAGCGAACTCGCCAACTTTCTCCTAGCACATACACAAAATCCGGGATCATGGTTGGACTCGGTGAAACTGATGCCGAAATTCGCCAAGTCATGCAAGACTTACGAACCGTAGATTGCGACATTTTGACAATTGGGCAATACCTCCAACCTAGTCAAAAACATTTACAAGTAAATGAATTTATCAATCCAGAACAATTCGCTGCTTGGAAGGCATTCGGCGAAGAAATTGGATTTTTACAAATTGTTTCTTCTCCGTTGACAAGAAGCTCATATCATGCAGAACAAGTAAGGGAATTAATGGAACGTTATCCTCGGAGCTAA
- a CDS encoding NAD(P)H-dependent glycerol-3-phosphate dehydrogenase, producing MTNSKSVAILGAGAWGASLANLAAANGHQVRVWSRQGSQTLQTVLEDAQIILSAISMIGVRDVASQVQSFLLSPETIFVTATKGLDPQTTCTPSQIWQTVFPNHAVVVLSGPNLSKEIQLELPAATVVASNIPRAAEVVQLVFSSHRFRVYTNPDPLGVELGGTLKNVIAIAAGVCDGLHLGTNAKAALVTRGLTEMVRIGNDWGAKTETFYGLSGLGDLLATCNSPLSRNYQVGYQLAGGKTLKETLANLQGTAEGVNTCQVLMQRAKQQNIPVPITEQVYRLLQGEITPRQALDELMLRDIKPEYNY from the coding sequence ATGACTAATTCAAAATCTGTAGCAATTCTTGGTGCGGGTGCTTGGGGTGCATCTCTGGCAAATCTCGCCGCAGCGAATGGTCATCAGGTGCGCGTGTGGTCGCGTCAAGGTTCCCAAACTCTCCAAACAGTGTTAGAAGATGCCCAAATAATCCTATCCGCTATCTCAATGATTGGTGTGAGAGATGTTGCTTCCCAAGTGCAGTCTTTCCTCCTTTCTCCAGAGACGATTTTTGTGACGGCGACCAAAGGCTTAGATCCCCAAACCACTTGCACGCCGTCGCAAATTTGGCAAACAGTATTCCCTAACCATGCAGTGGTTGTTTTGTCTGGACCTAATTTATCTAAAGAAATTCAACTAGAGTTACCAGCTGCAACTGTGGTAGCCAGTAATATTCCCAGGGCTGCGGAAGTAGTGCAGTTAGTATTTTCTTCTCATCGTTTCCGGGTATATACCAATCCTGACCCCTTGGGAGTGGAACTGGGGGGAACGCTAAAAAATGTGATTGCGATCGCAGCTGGTGTGTGCGATGGTTTACATCTAGGAACCAATGCCAAAGCTGCTTTAGTCACCCGTGGACTTACAGAAATGGTTCGCATCGGTAACGACTGGGGTGCAAAGACGGAAACATTTTATGGTTTATCGGGTCTTGGAGACTTGTTAGCAACGTGCAACAGTCCCTTAAGTCGCAATTACCAAGTCGGCTACCAGCTAGCTGGTGGTAAGACACTTAAAGAAACTCTTGCAAATTTACAAGGAACAGCCGAAGGAGTGAACACTTGCCAAGTTTTGATGCAAAGAGCCAAGCAACAAAACATTCCAGTTCCAATTACTGAGCAAGTTTATCGGTTACTTCAGGGAGAAATCACACCCCGACAAGCGCTTGATGAACTGATGCTGCGAGATATTAAGCCAGAATACAACTATTAG
- the sigC gene encoding RNA polymerase sigma factor SigC, translating to MPATSFYADAPYNTKKSRQALDSDLTVDESELSVDDLQELELASADNANFAASTNRRSTDLVRLYLQEIGRVRLLGRDEEVSEAQKVQRYLRMRIVLANAAKLGDEVITPYLRLIEVQERLTSELGHRPSLERWAATADIMLSDLRPTLAEGKRRWAEIAKLTVEELEQVQSQGLQAKEHMIKANLRLVVSVAKKYQNRGLELLDLVQEGTLGLERAVEKFDPTKGYRFSTYAYWWIRQGITRAIATSSRTIRLPVHITEKLNKIKKAQRKIAQEKGRTPTLEDLATELEMTPTQVREVLLRVPRSVSLETKVGKDKDTELGELLETDCVTPEEMLMRESLQRDLHHLLSDLTSRERDVILMRFGLADGHPYSLAEIGRALDLSRERVRQIESKALQKLRQPKRRNLIRDYLESLS from the coding sequence ATGCCAGCAACATCTTTTTATGCAGACGCACCCTACAACACCAAAAAGTCTCGCCAGGCTTTGGACTCGGATCTCACGGTTGATGAAAGCGAGTTATCGGTAGATGATTTGCAGGAGCTAGAACTGGCTTCTGCTGACAATGCTAACTTTGCTGCTAGCACTAACCGCCGGAGTACAGACCTGGTACGCCTATACCTCCAAGAAATTGGTCGGGTTCGCTTGTTGGGGCGAGATGAAGAGGTTTCAGAAGCTCAAAAAGTCCAACGTTACTTGCGGATGCGGATAGTACTTGCTAACGCCGCAAAGCTTGGAGATGAAGTGATTACACCCTATCTAAGGTTAATTGAAGTTCAGGAACGTTTGACCTCAGAACTAGGACATCGCCCGTCTTTAGAAAGGTGGGCTGCTACTGCTGACATAATGTTATCCGATCTCAGACCGACTTTGGCAGAAGGCAAACGTCGCTGGGCAGAAATTGCCAAGTTGACTGTAGAAGAGTTAGAGCAAGTTCAGTCCCAAGGATTGCAAGCAAAAGAACACATGATTAAGGCTAATCTTCGCCTAGTTGTGTCTGTTGCTAAGAAGTATCAAAATCGTGGTTTGGAATTGTTGGATTTAGTCCAAGAAGGGACACTAGGTTTGGAGCGGGCTGTAGAAAAATTTGACCCCACTAAGGGTTATCGCTTCAGTACTTATGCTTACTGGTGGATTCGTCAGGGAATTACAAGAGCGATCGCAACTTCTAGTCGCACTATCCGTCTACCGGTTCATATTACCGAAAAGTTAAACAAAATCAAAAAGGCTCAACGCAAAATTGCTCAAGAAAAAGGTCGCACCCCAACTCTAGAAGATTTAGCAACTGAGTTAGAGATGACACCGACCCAGGTCCGAGAAGTTTTGTTACGGGTTCCTCGCTCTGTTTCTTTGGAAACCAAAGTAGGCAAGGATAAAGACACTGAGTTAGGCGAATTACTAGAAACTGACTGTGTAACCCCAGAAGAAATGTTAATGCGAGAATCTTTACAAAGAGACTTGCATCATCTTCTGTCAGATTTAACTAGTCGGGAACGCGATGTAATTTTGATGCGGTTTGGTTTGGCAGATGGTCATCCTTATTCTTTAGCAGAAATTGGCCGCGCTCTCGACTTATCGCGCGAACGAGTTCGACAAATAGAATCAAAGGCTTTGCAAAAGCTACGCCAACCTAAGCGTCGCAACCTGATCCGCGATTATTTGGAATCTCTAAGTTAG
- a CDS encoding Fur family transcriptional regulator produces MTVYTTTSLKAELNGRGWRLTPQRETILHIFQELPQGEHLSAEDLYHRLETDGEGISLSTIYRTLKLMARMGILRELELGEGHKHYEINQPYPHHHHHLICVRCNSTIEFKNDSILKIGSKTAQKEGFHLLDCQMTIHAVCPKCQRALMPL; encoded by the coding sequence ATGACTGTCTACACAACTACTTCACTCAAGGCAGAACTGAACGGGCGAGGCTGGCGATTAACTCCCCAGCGCGAAACAATTTTACACATTTTTCAAGAACTTCCGCAAGGTGAACATCTAAGTGCGGAGGATCTTTATCATCGGTTAGAAACTGATGGTGAAGGGATCAGTCTGTCAACTATTTATCGGACTTTGAAGTTGATGGCCAGGATGGGAATTTTACGGGAATTAGAACTGGGTGAAGGACATAAGCATTATGAGATCAACCAGCCTTATCCTCATCATCACCATCACTTGATTTGTGTTAGATGCAACTCAACTATTGAGTTTAAAAATGATTCAATTTTAAAAATTGGATCGAAAACCGCTCAAAAAGAAGGTTTCCACCTGCTTGATTGTCAAATGACAATCCATGCTGTGTGTCCCAAGTGCCAACGGGCGCTGATGCCGCTTTAG